GACTAGGTTTCCTATGCTGTATGGAAGACAATATGTAGGGTGGGGATTGAGGTTGAAGGATGTATCTCTCACCAGTCCTCTTTTTACTCTCCattccaggataccttaaagctGTGAGAGGCTCTGCCTCATTCACAGCTGAAAGAGTCCTTGGTCAGCGGCAAGTAATTGGGATTGCCAGAAGTGCTTTTCTTTAGTTCGTAATAATTCATGACTCTTAGCTTTAAAGGGATTAGAGTCCATAAAAGCTCACAGGCTTGACTTGCTTCCTCCAACCCTAACCCCTCTCTAGGATACTATAAGCTGTTACGGGCATGATCAACTGAGGTTCCGCCTCTCTTATTTCCCCTTTTTTTTCTGCACCTGATGCCCGAAATATTGTCTCCTGGTGGtcagtgagcatgctcagtccttgttcagttgttttaattgtttctctcctccccatccccagccTTTAATTTACAAACACCTATTTTTCTGCACCCCTTCCTTGGCTGTGGGTAGCTCTGTTTCACTGCTCCAGTGATACGCATGGGACCAAGTTTGCATAAGATAACATGATAATGATAGTCTTACTGCAAGAGCTTTGTGCTTTACATATTTTAGTGTGATCTTAATATATATTGtatatgccttttttttttaatgaactgtGTTCCTTTGCATTGGGATGGGCTATTAAAATTTCCAAACCATGCATGAATTTTGAGGGGGGATTTGGAAAGatttcagcttttaaaaaaaagtttataactaaaataagaaAACATTGTAtcgtaattaaaaataataagtaACATTAAATATTTGCCATCATTCCCTTGATGCTCCCAGAATAGATTTATCACTATTTCTAAACATAACTAGGCATAACAATAAAGGAGAAGGTAGTGTTCACTTGGTTGGAACGATTGGTTTGGAattaactttcaagcaaatactCAATAAACTAACTAAATATATATTTAGGATTCACCCGGCAATTAGTAGTATATGTGGCGTCCTGAATTGAAGATAAGAATTGTGAAACTGCGGGTAGTTCAGTACTTCAGAAATTAAATAATAGATTTGTCATTTTAGCAATTCATATCATTTTTGTGTTGAAAATATATGTTAACAAGACTATGTTCTCTTAAACAGCAAACCACAAATCAGATGCAAACTGATTCCTTGTCTCCATCTCCTAACACTGTGTCACCAGTGCCTTTAAACAACCCTACAAGTGCTCCAAGATTTGGAACAGTCATTCCTAATCGCATCTTTGTTGGAGGAATTGATTTTAAGGTATTTTTTTGTGATCTTGATATCTTAATAATAGGGTAAAAATATTTTGACCTGTCTTAATAGAGTTGTTTATATCATGTGTTTAATAATTTATATGTGTATAAGGTATAACTATGTAGAAAATAGGTTGTTAATTTTATGTAATTACTGGAATAGGAATAGCAGTACCCCCCATAAGAATTTCAAGATACATTCACCATCCAATGAACACATTTTGGATTTGTTCATCTCACTGGTCTCTAGTAAACAGGTAATTAATTGAGAAGCAAAGGAgcagatatatatatacatatatatatacatatatatatctgCTTAGCTGTAGTAGAGCCTAGGCTGTACCTAGCCAAAATCCCCCTCCAATGCTGGCTCTCAAGTTAGTTCTGATGGGCAAGAACTGTTActagtattttttaaatttgggATACCTTTCAAGGCCAGCAGCATTCAAATtagtattttaaaaattacatttcctAAGTATACAACAGAATAAATAGTAAACATTTTTGAATGAGTTGTATACCCACCTGTGCATTTAGAGGCATACTAAAGTCTGGAAGACAGATGGAGCCTGCATAGAATTCTTTATCTCTGTGGCTACCAAGCTAGTGCTTCAGTACAACACTTTGCAAGTGGAGTTCCTCTCACAAAAAGGGCCCTTCGAGTGCCTGCCAACAAAAGTAGGGAAGCTGATctttgctgattcctcctctcccctgtaTCCTCTGTGAAACCATCCAGAACAGCATAGGAGGTGGTTACAGCAGGGAGGGGAATTAGTAAAAATCGCTCCCTTTCTATGAAGCAGGAACCTCTGTTGAACCAAAGGCCTGTCGTGAGTGGAAGGACTCCTTCTGTGAACAAAATGCCATCTTTGGATCTACTCCAACATGCCATGCTTCATTTTTAACAAGTCCATAGTGACTACATCTTAAATACTTGATTTCTTTGATGAACTTTTTTTTACCTAATTCACTCATACAGGTACAAATGACTGATTGATCCATAAGTTCTGTTTCTTTTCTAATACTACTGCCAATTATTCCATAGTAAGTCTCAACCTTGCATGTGGAGTGGATATATTTTGTAAAAGATTATTTCATCAGGCAGTTTATGCAAACTCAGTTCACATGCACATACAGTACATGCATGTATTTGTCATTTGTGGCCTGTTTGAAGGGGAAACCACCAGCATGTATAAAACGTCCCTGGCTGGTTGTCAGGATATTTTTCGTACTTGCCAGAGGCAACCATGCAAATGGCTATTCATCATCATGTCACAAGGTACATGTGGGATTTTGTTAGAAGGTGTACACACATAAGAAATATCATTCATGTAAGAAACTCCATGTTTAAAGATGAAAAGCATTGATTTTGAAGCTGGCTGTAGGAGACCATAAAGCTGCGTATGGTATGCAGTGTGgtattgtgtttttatgatgattatgATTTGTAGTCTTAAATTCTAAATCTAGATTGCACTTTATAGATACCAGACAAAATGCCTGTCAGAATGGTAGATCCTAGGAACTGGCTGTGTGACCTATGCACATTAAGCAAATGGTCTATGCTAGATGAACACTTTCTCACTTGAAATTGTAAAATAACTCTAGCTTCAATCTACATGCTTGCTTGGGTGCAAGTATTTCTCACTCAGTAGGGTGTGCCTGTGAAGGAGACCATGAAAGATTGGAGTCTGTAAGAAAGACTAAGAAAGCTTGCAGAATTTGAAAATGCTACATGTATAATTCAGTTAGTGGAATAGTTAGTGAAGAATGATGCAATCAATTTAATATGATTTTACAAATAAAACTTCCCATGAAGGAAATAAAACAACTAATACTTTTATCTGTAGAAGTGTAATCATTGTAATGGTTTGATGATGCAATAATTGCCTTTTTATTTTACTAGACTAACGAAAATGACCTAAGGAAGTTTTTTTCCCAGTATGGCTGCGTAAAAGAAGTAAAAATAGTAAATGACAGAGCTGGAGTATCAAAAGGGTTAGTAGAATAAAGCATTCATCAAGTGGAAATAATACTACTTAGCTCAATATATGCAGGAAAACGTCCTTATTACATAATTAACAAGACATGTTAGCACCTTAAAACTTCAGTCCATGCACACTTCACTGGGAATAAATCTCATAAACTcggtgaggcttacttctgggtagttTACGTGTATAGGATTttgctttaattaaaaatcaacatttttTTCCTACAGTGGCAGAGGATATCATCATCTTGGCTGCTTCTCCCACTCATTCCAGAAGGCAGAACTATTCATTTATAGTCATTTATGGCCTGAAAAGAAAGTACCAACTCTTTCAGAGTTATAAAAATGTCCTGTCTAGACAATTAGCATATATCCGTTTAGGCTGTATCAACAAAAGGGAAGGTGGCATGACATGTTCTCACAGTCTAGAGTCTTTAAGTTGACTAGCTCACAGCCACAGTCTTCCCTCCTAATTGAAGTACTGGGGGGCTCTGTTTGTCGCCCACACATACACCGGCTCCACTTGGATTCTCTGTAGAACACttctacatacagtagggccctgcttctcagcgccccgctttttggcattccgctaatacggcgccagtggggcgatcagctggaccaggggctggagctccctgtgctccagctgatctcaccggagcagaggaagatcagctggagtgcacttCAGCTGATTCCTCCTCGGGGGCAatcagacccccgtgctacagctgatcctgccggaggaggagaagatcagctggagcgcactaCAGTTGATCTCCTCCGGCGTGATCCACAGGTTAAGTTCCAGACCCCGCGCTAcagcttttcagcggttttcgcttttcggcggggtgtggaacctaacctgccctaTGAGTGGGGGCCTACTGTAGTACTCAAAGCAATTTGTTTTTATTCTCATCAAATAAATAGTTCTCTTTTTATGTGATAGTAGAGCAGGTGTTCACTTTACACATATCAAGCAGCAGTTCAGAAAGTTTGCAGATACAATGTATGCTAAGTAAAATAATGTAAGCTGTTTTATTTAGGTATGGTTTCATCACATTTGAAACTCAGGAAGACGCACAGAAAATCTTACAAGAGGTAAAAATCATTTTTCATATGTATAGAAAGGTGCTAGTAATACCAACTAACTTTTGCTTATAAGTATATTACCAGTGGGGACCTTCGAAAAATGTTGCAgcgttttatttatttcttattttctttcaatTTATAATCTCAATCTTCTCCAACTGATCCCAGGGTGGTTTGtacaaaaaacagtaaaaaacattaaatacaaaatacataacaGATAAGCcttaacaaatacaaataaacagcAAGTATCAAAATAACTACTGGCATATTAACTCAGCCCCTAACCAAAGGCCTGGGCAGAGAGGTACGTTTTCAACCACTGTTGAAAGGTAAATAGTGTTGGTGCCAGATGCACTTCAAAGGGGGGGGATGATTCCAAaggcagggagccaccactgagaaggcctcatCTTGCCCCACTGCCCTATTTATTTTACTTGGGgatgagactgtgaaaaaggcctCCACTGATTATCTTAATACATGGGGAGATCAATACAGTTACAGGTGTTCCTTTATTTGACAGCCACATTTTGCATTAATTGCAGCTTTCTTTGAAAGGAGCCCcatatacagcacattacaataatccacaTTATAATAATCCCATCCACAGCATGGGTTACTGAAGCAATGTAATCTCTGTCCAGGAGCATCCAGAGCtggtgatatttattttatttatttattaaatttataaggataggcactccttgccactgatgCCTCTTTGGCTCCAGTGTCAAAACTGGATGTAGAATTAAGATTGTCCCCAACTAcacacctgctctttcaaggggagtacaACTCTTTACAGAATAGATCATCTACCCAGTTTCCGGACCCAAAAACCtcaaacccacagcacctctatcTTGTTGAGATTCAGCTttagtttgttggcccacattcagccagttaatTCCTCCAAGTAATAGTCTAGCTTTGAACCACATCAGCTGCTTCAATTGATATAGTGTTAGGTGGGAATTTTCTGGAGTATGGAATAGAAAAGGTGTCCtcgtttctcttccccccccctcctgaaaccttccaggagagagagagtattTTAACCTTATGGCATATATTATAAGTTGTTAGAGGCTGAAGCCGATCAATTCTCCATCCCTTACTAATTTTCCTTTTTTCTGCAACTAACTCGTGTAGGCAATAGAGCATGTTCAGTTCTCATTGGACTATTTTCTTTTAACTGACAAACAGATATATTTCTGTATACTTGAGTACCCCAAGTATGCAAAACATCTGCCTTTTCTGTGTAGCCTCATAGGCACGAAATCACCAAGCTCAGTATTGGAAGGAAGTATAGATAGTAAAAATGCATCTTCAGTGCAGTGCCTCTTCCTGAGGTATTGTTCTATAAATATTTACCTATATAAATATATCAAGTCATGTGTTTTGAATCAGTGCTACTTTTCCCTTTAGGAAttgtttatatgcatttttattttggggAGTACCTGTATAGTCTGTCAGTCCTTTGTGAATGCATTAGCCGAGTATCTTGTACATCTGTGTTACATTACATAAGAGACCATCACCTTACATCTTAACTGCTACAGATAATTCCTTTTCATTTATGACTTAGAGGTGATTTATATGAGATGCTGGGCATGTGAAAAGCACTTAACAGTAATTTAGCACAAAACAAAGGATTAAGTTCACAAGACATTTCCGTTAAGATTTGAGTGAACTCAAGGTATCTGAAAAACTTGTAGAATTGTTATTCTGTTGAGACATTTAttatttgaatattttttttaaaataaaagtaaatggaaataattatatgtattttcttTGGTTTGGTTTAGGCTGAAAAACTAAATTATAAGGATAAGAAACTGAATATTGGTCCAGCAATAAGAAAACAGCAAGTAGGGATTCCTCGTATGTATTTGCTTGCTtacttccccctctccccatttttgTGGAAATGATAGGTGTGATGGAAAAATCTGCCAGTGCTGCAAATAATGATTTAGGTTACAAtcctatacacttacctgggagtaagttcctttGAACTCAAGagaactgacttctgagtagatgtgctgATATGCTGATAGTGTCCCATTTGCCTGTTAGATTCTCTAAGATGTACTAAGATTCTCTTAACAAGATGAGCTAGTATATTTCAGGCTCATGATAGTAGAAGGCATCTGGCCCAGCTGAGGCACATGCCTTTTGATGATTATACAGAATTACTACTTTTTGTCACGTTAGTCAGTTTTATAAAGCAATtcctattattttttaaatgtgagGTATATGACATCATGGTTTAACGTTTAAAACGTTAGGGTATATGATGTTAATTCAAGTTGCAGTGAGTTGAATTTTTCTGTTAACACATTTTGCAACTTAGAGAGAAATCCTGACGCTCAGATCGGGTGACTGACGGTGATTAGGATGGGATGGAGGTGCCTCTCTCATCAAAGGGAGGAGCTGTGTTGGTGTGGGACTTGTCAGCTCCAGAGCCCACAGTTACATCTGTGGAAAGTTCTGCAAGCATAGAACTTTGGCCCTGAAGTGGGACATTTTGGAGATGGCTTTCAATCTGCTTGATCCAGGATTAATCCTGGAACCTGTTCCCATCCAGCCCAGTTAGAATTGGTATCCCCATAATTAATAAATTATATTGACATAGATGGTGATGCAGATCCTAAGAATGTGTGAGACATGTTCTACTCACAGAATGGGGTTTTCCTGCCATTTTCTCCCCATTGcagttgtctgcatccttcaaAAAGACACTCCTGAGAGTCAGTGTCATACCCCCATATCATTTGTGTACTATGGGAAGTTGCAGCTGCCTAGAAATTTGCAGAAGACCAAGAACCCTCTGTGTTCAAGTAGAAGTGTTTTCTGCTGTGTTAGGGCCAAGGATCAAATCccatatttatttgaattttccctaactgaaaaaaaaccctcattatTCTGATAGAATACTAAATGCCTAtacattttttcattttattactGCTTATTTTAGGATCCAGTATAATGCCAGCAGCTGGAACAATGTACTTGACTACTTCAACTGGATATCCTTATACATATCATAATGGTGTTGCTTACTTTCATACGCCTGAAGTTACTTCTGTTCCACAGCCATGGCCTGTACGTTCATTTCTTATGTTCTGGAACAATGCTGGTATAGCTGATCTGATGTGCTAATACCTGTTTGACCTTTggcttgcatttttgtttttagtaAACTGTGAAAAGTAAAACTCCTAACAAAGTTTTTCAGTCTTGTCCTGACTAGCCATGAGAACAAATTTATATAGTATACAGTGTTGTCTCTCTAACTGCAACTTCGTTTCATACATCTGTTATAGAGAAGCATTTGTAACTGTTTAGTAACAACTtctaggagaaagggcgggatataaatttcataaataaaataaataaatggagtatTTCTCTTTAGTTTCTTTTATTTTACAGGATACAATAGATTCCCCTGAGtataaaaaaaagcaatttaaggaGTCAGTGGGAACAACAATGAAAAAGAATTTGAATGGGCAAGCAATGGCATATGCATGtaacacagaattgcagcctttgtctTCACCTGGGGGCCTCTACaactttaaatttttattttgaaaaaatcacaGAAATGTTCCCAATCTGATTCTCCATAGCTTTTTAAAAGGAAGCTTTATAAATCCAGGTACTAAGTAGATTCCTGTGCTCAGTTTTGGGCAGATTCATACAGATTTCACATTTGATGGAGTGTAGTTTATTATTCTTGTGGAAATCTTCAGTCCATTAGTGGATGGCACGATGGAGCATTCACCTGACGTCCCTCCAGCTAAGTTGCTGCTACGTACTAGGAGAGCTGAAGTCAGCTCAGTGGAAACGTGTCGGAGGAGCCAATCCAGTACTTCTGCTGGCATGTTTGCACCACTCTGACCTCTTCACCACCTCACCCCTCACCCTCTCTGTTCCActatgcagcagcaactcagaTGGAGGGAGGTTAGGGGAGCGGCACAGCTCCACCACACCAACTGCTATAGCTTCAGTCTGCATTGAAAGTATTGTGTGTGTTATATCCCGttccaaattcacttttcagcccAAGACCAACTTAAGTAATTCATTCTTTTTGTGACAAGCTGACACTTCTAAAAAGGCAAATGTACTAAATTGTTATATAAAACATAGATTACTGAAACTCCAAGTAGAAGATCGCAAGAACTATATCAGTTGTGAATGTGTGCTTTTCTTAACAAAGGTTAGGGAAAAACATATTATTTCCTAATCATGTTGTTTGATAGCTGTTAGCGTGCATGAAGATACTTCATTCTCTCTTGGTGAAGAATTTGCAAAATCCTATGCCAAATCTACAAGGAAttgttcaaagatgttttaaaaaataaggaacAGTTTGTCAATCCTGATACTAACATTATTTAGAACAAGGTTATTTATAAATTATCTGACagttttgcagcacaatcctaagcataattattcagaaataagtagaATAGAATTACAGCCTTGGTCTTAACTGACTAGTCTTAGTCTTACTGATTTCAAGACTGCATGTAAATACTATAGAATTTTACTGCCTTTTTCTAGATTTAGTCCCAATCCCTGTATTGACATGTGTTTGGATGTCATGCTAAATTATGGTTTGTCACATTCTGTTTGAGCCTAGTTTCTTACTAGGCTTGTACAGTCtcacttcccctctcctccccccaaatgACTTGCAGGGGGTGTTCAGAAGTTTTGTTTTCACCTTTCCTTAACCATGGCTTCTCATGTCATCTGGTACATCAAACTAGTTAACACTAAGGCTACATTtgtacataatgctaaaccacagCCTAACATTGTTTGCACAAGCATGAAGAAGTGGCCATATGCCTCAGACTGTGCTCCCCTCTTCTCATCCCGTGTACCTTGGAGGTGGACCAGCAGAGTATAGCTTCCCTTTCCACAAAACCTGCTTTGTTGTCATAGGTGAACTAGAGATCAAGGTTTAAAACAAACCGATTATTTTAACAAGCCATGTTATGATAGATGGTTTGAAGTTGTCTTGTTATGAAGCTTAAcagaatttgttttaaaccatgATGCTTGAGTCATACATAACAAGCCAGGTTTCATGGAAAGTGAATCGAAACTCTGCTGAAATATTCCCAGCTGTAGATGGGAGGGCAGTGTGTGCTCCTGCACATAGCGCTAATCCATGGTTTAGCATCATGTGTGATGTGGGCTTAATTATaaccatgggttatgaagctgACTTGTTAAAAATTaccatagttaatgttaaccacaCTTTTGTCCAGACAACATGGGAAGCAATAATTAACTGAATTAGAAGTGAAACATTTTGAATTTCTCTCAGTCTTGCAGCCATTGTTTCCTGATCGTTTAACCATGGTTAACATATCAGGAGTGCCATGCATGCTCACTTTCTCTATTTCCATACAAATTTCTTCTCTTTTCAGCATAACCCAAGGTGTTGCATAACTTCTTCCCAAAGATCAACATTAACCATGGTTGCTTTGAAGTTTGAAACAAACTTTAAGCTCTAATTTCAAACACTCGTTTTAAAGATGGTTCATATGTAATACTATACTGTGGTTAACTTGAAAAGTGCATGGAGGGGTAGTATGTGCAGGAGGATGAAAGGAAAAGACAGTAGAAGCATGGATGGGATGTCTGATCTGTTATTTAATGTAACTGACTTTTTATCTAGCGCTTTAGTAGAgtgcttaaaatgtatttcttAGTAACATTTGAAAAATACTTGGGATAACTCAGTAAGATTCTAAttgctgttcttttttttaaagtcacgtTCTATTTCCAGTTCTCCAGTGATGGTAGCTCAGCCTGTTTATCAACAACCTACATATCATTATcaggtaaaaattaaaaaaatattttggccATGTTATGGCAGCAGAGGGGAAATAGTACTTAGATTGGATTATGATAATAGTCATTATTAATCATTCTGCAGTCGTTCTACAATCATCTCAAGGTAATGCacagtaaaaacagttaaaaacacaaaaaacagtaGATacgtttaaaacaaaacaaaatctacacccatggcagagacccattcacTCAGCTGGAAAAGCCTgccagaacaaaaatgtcttaaattgtttctggaaagtgtagATAGTTGGCTTCAGTTTATCTCGACAGGAATGCTATTATATGTTACTAaaggaaaaaaattacaaatgtgTCCACCTTGGCTTTTACTGTGTTTCACTTTGCTGAATTGCAATTAATATCTTCAGCATTTGTTTTACTTTACGAACTGCGTAAATACATGGATTTGGGTTTTTAGCATGCTGTTGTATTCAATTATCATAGGCTCCTACACAGTGTCTTCCAGGACAATGGCAATGGAGTATTCCGCAGGTAAATTATATTCACTCTCCATTATCTGTtcgtttatttgtttattatatctATATTGTATCCTTCTTATAAGTAGTTCAAGTCATTATAAATGGTCCCATTCCTTCACTTCTATCCTTACAACAATTCTATAAGATGGGATTAgggctgaaagatagtgactggccaGAATTAGTAACCTTTGTGGCTGGAATTTGTGGTAGGGATTTAAACATACTACACCATACAACCTCTTTTTATTGTTCACTGTTGGTTTGAAGACACATGGTATAAGCTTCATGATGCCACATGTTATAACTTGACCTCTCCTGGCAGATGTACAGGTGGCTTAGAAGAATTTGTGAAGACAATGTGTAAATTTTGCCTCAGCCCCACGTTCCGAGTAGGCCTTGATGGATCCAAACCTATGGAATAAAATGAGCTTTTTATATAGTAGAGGCATCCCACTAGCAGAAGGGAGGTAGAGGAGGCACTTTTTGCCAATTCTTCCctttctctgcagcctcctgccatCCTGAGGCAAGGGTGTACCTCAACCTGTGGAGCAAATTTTCAGAGGGGGAAGGTGACTAAACAAAAGCAATCTCCCCCCGCTTCTGCCTGTGGAAGCATCACCTGAGTGGAATTCCTGCTGGCAGGAGCATAGTATGGATTCAAGCCAGTAAATTCACAACTTAGAAATTTAAAGATAATATAATTTCAAAATACTACCTTCAAATGATTCATTACATCACCTCATCCAAGACACAGTCCCAACTAATTGCTTGTAGAATTTTGGAAGGCAGGAATGGAGAGGAAATGGACCAGTAAATGGGTAAGGAAAAGTAAGCTGGAATTCAGTTCAAGCTGGAAATGACTTAtcatataaatacacacacaccttttcagGATAAATGACTTTGTAAGAAAATCCACACTATTTGTTGAATAAAGTttaatagaattttttttttaaaaaaaatgtataatCATTGTTCCAGGTTACTAAAGAGCGATCACAAAGGATTTGAAAACTAAATTGAATCATTACAAATGTGTAAGGGGAGTATCTAATCCTGtataaagttaaaaaatgcattatgtgatgttAAAGTTTTGGCATTTCTAAAATCACTTTTAAGAGCCAAAGCTTATTACTTTGAttgcaccaatatatttattaacTCATGAATAAAGCAGATTGGAGAAGATAAAGCAAGGTTGCTTCAGATACCCTCTCAAGGTTCCCTGCTTAGGGTGTTGAGGGGGGATCTGAAGCAAATTTGCCTTGCCTACTCCGTTCTGCTTGCAGTTGCCTCTTCTAATCTGGTTCCATCTGAGGTAAATTGCCCTGGATTGGCTGCTAAAGGGCACTGGCTGTGTGGGAGAAGAGAGATTTGTGTGAGTGGGGGTTGAGCTTCTTGCCATATGCTTGGCATTCTGCTTAGGTGAGAACAGTATGCCTTACCAAGTACTTTATAGTTTTGATTAGAATTACTGAATGGGGAAGTCATGTTTTCCAAGTGAGAGCAGGAGATATTGGGTCCCTCCTGCTGGTGAAATCAAGAAAAGTATCAGAGAAGATGCTTTGGGTGAGAGAAAATGGTGGGGAATGGGTGGGCTGAGGGATAGGTGACTGAGGGATAGAATTGGCATGGTTGTGTGTTACTCATGTTTAATCTAGTTCTCTCGGTAGgagagaacaattttaaaagtttttttcatatttgtattagatttatttataGTTCACCCTTAATCATATGAGTTCCCAGGGCAGAGTACAACGCACACATTAGAAACCACAAATTACAAATGAACAAATATTATGCATCGGCATACCGATAAGAGCggcaaatacaacattaaaaccacAGGGCTAACACTGTACTGGCTGCTCAGTCTCTCGATCCTGGAAATGGCTGGGCAAACCAATGTATCTTTACTTGGTGTAAAAGTGCTAGAAGTGTCAGTGCTAAGTGTGCTTCCAGAGGGAAGGCATTCCACCTATATAATAGTTGCCATGTTTGTATTAGAATTTTATGTTACAATTTTTCTTTCTCTAGTTTGAATTCTGAGAATTGAgtgagttatatatatatatattaaaaaggcaaaacaatttttttttgttttttagtctCCTGCCTCTCCCACTTCATTCTTTTATCTTCATCCTTCTGAAATCACTTATCAGCCCCTAGAAATTGCACAGGATGGTGGATGtgtccctcctcctctttccctaaTGGAAGCTGCAGTTCCAGAGGTATTTATACTCAGACAAGTATTTGTAGGCTGCCTCTgctctatagaattaattatttCTAGATTGTTTCTGCATAGAGAATATAACAAAGAAAGCATTTGCTCATAATTAAACATTTTAGAAGTCTATGGGATTCCTTTCAATGAAGGCTGAGCCACCAGGGAGCAGGTTTGGCTGTCTGTCCTGTGGTGTCATGTTGTAGCACTTTTTCTCATAGACTAAATAGCAGCTATTCACTGAGAGAAATTAATCAGTAATGCTGGGATAGGAATAGACTTGCCCTAGTGACTAGTTTCTTGGAGCTTTGAcctccaccccccccccgcaGTAGTCTTCCTGATTGTAGTTTCTTTAG
This DNA window, taken from Rhineura floridana isolate rRhiFlo1 chromosome 2, rRhiFlo1.hap2, whole genome shotgun sequence, encodes the following:
- the BOLL gene encoding protein boule-like isoform X2; the protein is MQTDSLSPSPNTVSPVPLNNPTSAPRFGTVIPNRIFVGGIDFKTNENDLRKFFSQYGCVKEVKIVNDRAGVSKGYGFITFETQEDAQKILQEAEKLNYKDKKLNIGPAIRKQQVGIPRSSIMPAAGTMYLTTSTGYPYTYHNGVAYFHTPEVTSVPQPWPSRSISSSPVMVAQPVYQQPTYHYQAPTQCLPGQWQWSIPQSPASPTSFFYLHPSEITYQPLEIAQDGGCVPPPLSLMEAAVPEPYSDHGVQAAYHQVYAQSAIAMAAPVMQPESVKEARIHSLRRNFSHPSSMSLKPRYARSPHFHPRKDYRSDDTVLTTPSSTDSVK
- the BOLL gene encoding protein boule-like isoform X3; translated protein: MEPDSSQTTNQMQTDSLSPSPNTVSPVPLNNPTSAPRFGTVIPNRIFVGGIDFKTNENDLRKFFSQYGCVKEVKIVNDRAGVSKGYGFITFETQEDAQKILQEAEKLNYKDKKLNIGPAIRKQQVGIPRSSIMPAAGTMYLTTSTGYPYTYHNGVAYFHTPEVTSVPQPWPSRSISSSPVMVAQPVYQQPTYHYQAPTQCLPGQWQWSIPQSPASPTSFFYLHPSEITYQPLEIAQDGGCVPPPLSLMEAAVPEPYSDHGVQAAYHQVYAQSAIAMAAPVMQPESVKLQLMNLIWEKQFLAQE
- the BOLL gene encoding protein boule-like isoform X1, with product MEPDSSQTTNQMQTDSLSPSPNTVSPVPLNNPTSAPRFGTVIPNRIFVGGIDFKTNENDLRKFFSQYGCVKEVKIVNDRAGVSKGYGFITFETQEDAQKILQEAEKLNYKDKKLNIGPAIRKQQVGIPRSSIMPAAGTMYLTTSTGYPYTYHNGVAYFHTPEVTSVPQPWPSRSISSSPVMVAQPVYQQPTYHYQAPTQCLPGQWQWSIPQSPASPTSFFYLHPSEITYQPLEIAQDGGCVPPPLSLMEAAVPEPYSDHGVQAAYHQVYAQSAIAMAAPVMQPESVKEARIHSLRRNFSHPSSMSLKPRYARSPHFHPRKDYRSDDTVLTTPSSTDSVK